The DNA sequence TTATGCCCCCCTGGAGTAGAAATTGCCGGAGATAAACTTCGTGAATCACTCCCTCCACTTCCGCCTGGGGTGCTACTACTGCCAGAGACCAGATCAGCTGCTCATTATCACCTTTCAGGTGAATAGGGGCGAAGGCAATGAACTTTTTCATCTTCTGCTCAATGCCCCGGTGCCAGCCGCTCCAGTACCAAGAGGCACCCTCCCGACCGGCCAACATCTTTTCGCGCTGAATCTTATTGATTTCACTGAAAGATATCGTAAAATGGGACCGCTTCCGACGCACCTCAAAAGCGTTTTTACCGATAAATTCCTCTTCCGGATGGTAGAGGAAAAAACCCCGGCCGTCTATTACCCAGGCATAGCCGGTCTGGCCGGAGCGAAGGTTTTGGACGAATTTCTTTACAAACGAGGACGGATTGAGTAAAAAGTAGAGCGTTCCGGTGAACTGACGCGAAGCAACCGGATGACTTTCATCCACCGAAACCTGGTAGGTGGGTATGGCAATCAATAAATAGGCGTTATCATCCGGCGAGGAACGTAAATCGGCCCCCACCTGCTCCAGTAAAAATTTGTTTAGGTGACCGGGGTCTCTGATCCATGATAGCCAGCCAAGATTGGCAAAATCAACTTTTTTGACCGAACTCCGGTTATTTGCGGTTAACTGGTTCAGTTGGCTGCCCGCAGCATTCAAAAACCCGATCTCCACCACCCCGAGGTCTCTGACGGTATCCATGGTAATCTGCATCCGGTTGGGCCAGGAGACTTCCAGATATTGTATCGAGGGAGACAGATTCAAGGTGTGCAGTTCATTCTGGATAAACCTAAACTTGTCTTCGATGTCCGAGGCCGCCCCCTGGGCGATCACCAACTGCTGCTGGTTAAATTGTTCGCTGATAACCTCCCGCATCTTATCGGCGGACATCAGTCCCAGGATAAAAGCCCCGACAAGCACCAAAAAGGTGATAACGCCAACAATAACATAGACCTTTGTCGAAACTAAGCGCACCAGTTACACCTTTGGCTGGGAGAAATCAATGGACCGACACCAGGTCGGGTTTCATAGGAATGGCTATTGCCTATCGGGCAATTACAAAACCCAAAAGTCATTTACTGCTATACGCAGCACAGGCTTTCTAATCTCTGCAGTAATTATTGTATACTTAACTCGCTGCCAATCCAAGATATCTACTGACAGGGGAATTATTGGTGAGCCGGACGGCGCGCCCGTCTCCCCGCCAGCCTGAAAAATACAATGCTACATGTTATTATGAAACAATTGCAATGGCAAGTTTTTCTGGAAAATAGACCGGCTAAACCGGCCCAGGTCATCTTGGACCTGTTGGCCGGAATGGCCAGGTAAGGGAGGTCAATTGAGGGGAAAATAGCAGGAGCACACGAAAAAAACACTTATATAAAAACCGTGAGCCGTGAGCCGTGAGCCGTGAGCCGTGAGCCGTGAGCAGCAATAACATTATTGTGAGCAGCCGCCACGATTCTGTTTTTATGCTTCGTTGTGTTCGGCAGAACATGAGCACTTATATAAAAACCGTGAGCCGTGAGCCGTGAGCCGTGAGCAGCAAAAACATTATTGTGAGCAGCCGCCACGATTCTGTTCTTATGCTTCGTTGTGATCACGAGGACATGCCGATTTATATGAAAGAAGGTGGTGCAGGCTTTCCAGCCGGCATACCCATGCACAGGCCAGGAGGCCTATGCCACCAATCATTCTTTCATATTTCGTTGTGATCACCAGGACATGACAATTTATATGCTGCGAAGCAATCAACGTCATTGTATTATTTATAGAATGCCCGCAGACCATGATAATATTCAGTGTCCTGACAAACCCTGACCTTACCTTAAGCCATGGAAATCACTTGCGGGCGGTACAGGTTTTATGACCGGCGCAAAAGTTATTTTCTTGTTAACTCGGAACCCGGAGCTTATTTTCTCGGTAGATACCTGCACATGATAAAACTGCTTTTTGTAGGGGCGAACCTTGTGTTCGCCTACTGCCTGTAGAGGTGAACCTCGTGTTTACCTCGGCAAATTAAGCCCCGGCCATGGCGACAGCCGATTCCAGGCGCCCCAACCGTTCGTTGATCATGGCCAGGGTGTCGGCTTCAGGTTGGGCCTGGCGACTCAGTGCCGGATTGGTCACCCACCAGTCGATACCCAACTCTTTGGCCTTGTCCACCGAACAGATCACCAGGCGAATCTGCAGGGTAAGAAGTTCTACTTCCACCAGCCGGATTTTGATATCCCCCGCAATAACAATTCCTTTGTCCAAGATGCGTTCCAGCAGATCTGCCAGGTTGGTGCTCTCAATGGAACTCTGGATGCCGCGTTGTCTAGTCATCTTCTTTTCCTCCTTAAAGGAGTTGGCCTAAAGGGCCAAGGTCGATGTTCAAATCTTCCTCTTCGAGGCCAAACTCTTGCCGCAGTCGGTCAATTTCTTGGGCCTGCCTCATAAGTGTCACTCCCAAGCGTTCAATCTGATCCTCGGTGAGAGAACCGGCTTCAATGCGGCGGATGCTCTGCCGCTCCAGCAGCTCGTGCAGAAGTTTTACCAGGGTTAATACTAATTGTCCGAGACTGTTCTTGAGATTATCCTGATCCAGATTGATCCGGGGAATCGGCTCACCCCGGATATGTGCCGGTCCCGATGTCCCTTCCTGCATTATCCGGGCGAAATCGTTCATAGTCTCGGACTCGACGTGATTCACCGCAACAGACGCCATATTCATACTCCTTTAATGATCAAATAAATCCAGGCCGAGACATTCTTCGGTGGGACCGGTTTGCATTCCTCTTGCCGTCTCGATGGAAGACACAATTACCTGAAGACCCAGATAGACCAGATCGATATCAGCCACGGAAATTTTGACTTCTCCGAAAAGAACCGCCCCCTTATGGAGAATACGATCCAATGCTTCACAGAGCGATACATTTTTATCCGCCGGCAGAGGAGTTGTCAGCCTCGACGCTTCTGTAGTTTCCATGTGGGGCTCCAACCAGTCAAGCACCGAGGTGCCTTCGGGTTCTGAGCAAGTCATCGCCGGTTCCGATGGAAAAGTTTCCATGGACCCTGCCGGAGAGATAAAGTAATGGCGTTCGGACGCCGACAGATCAAGCAGAAAGGCACCGCACCGCGGACATAAACGGGAGGTCAGGGGTATCTTAGCTAGACAGCGCGGACAGATCATGAGCAGCGCCATTGCAGTCCTCCCTCGTGCGGGGAAGATAGAGCGCCTTCCCCAATTCATCCAACAGGTCTAGCCCCCGGGGGGTAGTCTGACGATAGATAACCGTCTGATGCAGCTTGGCAAAACTTTCTTGATACTTTGCTCTGATAAGGGCTTCCCGGCGATTGAGAGCGGCGCACAGTGGGCAATCCGAAGCCGGAGTAGCCTGGTTCAGGAACAACACGGGCGTCCACAGCCCCTGCCGATTGCAGGCCGCCAACAGGTCGCTGGTTTCCTGAAAGGCCATTTCCGTGAGTATGCTTACCGTATACAACGCGGTTTTGACCGGGTCTTGCCACATTTTCCGCAGCAGCTTCACTTTTCGTGAAATTTTCACCATCTCTTGGGACAGAGACGGAAACCTGAAGGCAAGCTGGTATTTCAGCAAAATGCCAAAAAAAGTTTTCAACCATTCGTCAATTAGTTCGGGCAATTCCAGGAGCCGCAGCAAGTGGCCGGTGGGCGCCGCGTCTAGGATAAACAGATCGAAGCTACCCTGGTCTAAAAAATCCAGGACTATTACTAGGGCCATGATTTCATCTAATCCCGGAGGTGACAGGTCTAAAAGACGCTCCAATACCTGGCGGTCAAAAGGAACGTCGATATTCTTCAGAGTGCTTTGGAAGAATCTTTCCAGATCCTGGCGGTAGCGTTTCTTAAAGGCAGCGAATTCTCCCGGAGCATCGATCTCTATGGCGGTGAGCCCCGGCGCCAGATGCACCGGCCGGGGACCGACGGGAAGTTTCAGACAGGCGCTCAACGAATGGGCCGGATCGGTAGAGAATAGCAAACACCTTCTTTCTGGAAATTCCCGAGCCAGACGGAGAGCAGTGGCGCTGGCCACCGTGCTTTTGCCCACACCACCTTTGCCGGCAAAGATCAAAAAGGTTGGCGCCGTAGTGGGGCAGGGATAGGGATTCTCTACAAATGGCGGCGATGCCATCTGGATGGTCGCCGGACCTGAAGGAGTAAGCTCAAGTGCCGTTGCCCGTTTCCATAAGGTTGCCAGATTCGCTCCCCGGATTTCATCCGGAAACAGGGGCAGTCCCCACCAGACATAGTCGGAGGTCGAGGACAGGGAAGCCAGCTCGGCCAGAAGCTGCCGCTGCCGTTGATAACCGGCGGCACACCGGGGACAGGAGCTTTCGGGATACAGGCGATTGACTATTATCTCGACCACCGGGATCTGCCTGCGGCGCAGCTCGCCCAAAAGTTTGAGGGTTTCACTAATGACGATCTCTTCTGCCAGCATCACCGGGACGAAACGGCATAGACGCGTATGGTGCAGCAGACTTTCAACCTGTTTGACCTTATCAGTCAGCGACGCCAAAAATCGGTCCATTTCATCCGGTTGGTATGCCCCTCGAAACCGCTGCTGCATAAAACGGTGTTTTTCCATCAAGGCATCCAGGGCCTTAAGCCAATTGCGGATCAATCCCGGAATAGTCAACAGCCGCAGGGTGTGTCCCGTCGGAGCAGTGTCCACGATAATTTGGGTGTAGGACTGGGTTTCGACCCAACCGGCAATTTCCAGAAGGGCCATTAACTCATCCAATCCGGGGAGAGAAAGCTCCAAAACCTGCCGGATATCTTCTTCGTCGAAAAAAGACCCCCTGGCTGCAATCTCGACAAACTTATCCCGATGTTGGGCCTGGAAAGATTTCAGAGCCTGTTGCGCATTAAATTCTTTCGCTGTCAGATTGTCAGGCAGGTGGAAAGAGCCTAAGCTATCAACGAGGGAATGTGCCGGGTCGGTAGAGACCAAGAGGACCGAATTTTGAGGGGAGTGAAGAGCATGATGCAATGCAGTGGCTGCTGCGCAGGTTGTTTTGCCTACACCTCCTTTGCCGCCGAAGAATATCAGTCTGAGATCTGGATCCTCTAAAAAAGTCAGCATGTCCGTTATTCCTGTCGGCAATGAGGGGGAGGAAGTCAGCCCGAAGATCTACGACCGCGGCATGGTACCCCGAATTACTGAACGGCGCCGATCTTAACCATTTCTCCGACCGCATCGAAAGTGTCTTTATATCTGTAATAGTCGCCAGTTTCTGTCAAGAAATAATACCCTTATAGCCGCAAGGCGACCGGACTTCGCGCTCAGCCCATGCCCCTGTTTTATTATGGATGGCTGTAAACTTTTTTGGCAGCGGCGGCCTGACGCCGCGGCTTGGCCCGCTTCTTTTTCTCTTCAGGTTTGGGCGAGGTTTTTTCTTGAGCCTGCAAAAGGTCCAGGCGATCCAAAAGTATTTTTTCCTGAGCGTCAAACTCTGCTTCGGTGATCTGCCCGGTGTCCAGTTTCATGTAAAGTTCGCTCAAAGAGGCGGTGATAGCATCGCTTTCGCCAGCCTGCTCCTGTTGCGCCGCATCGTGAATCTCTTTGAATATCCAGAAAATCCCTTTGAACGGGGCCATGACGACATCATCTAACAGAAACATCCGGTCTTCCTCCTCTGCGCAAGCGGTTATAGCTTGAGGTCGAGTTCTACAAAATTATGAGGGGCCCAGGGGCCGTTGTAATCGAAAATATAATTGTTATCAAACAGACGAGCCGC is a window from the Desulfobacca acetoxidans DSM 11109 genome containing:
- a CDS encoding gas vesicle protein, which codes for MTRQRGIQSSIESTNLADLLERILDKGIVIAGDIKIRLVEVELLTLQIRLVICSVDKAKELGIDWWVTNPALSRQAQPEADTLAMINERLGRLESAVAMAGA
- a CDS encoding gas vesicle protein K, whose translation is MASVAVNHVESETMNDFARIMQEGTSGPAHIRGEPIPRINLDQDNLKNSLGQLVLTLVKLLHELLERQSIRRIEAGSLTEDQIERLGVTLMRQAQEIDRLRQEFGLEEEDLNIDLGPLGQLL
- the gvpJ gene encoding gas vesicle protein GvpJ, which codes for MALLMICPRCLAKIPLTSRLCPRCGAFLLDLSASERHYFISPAGSMETFPSEPAMTCSEPEGTSVLDWLEPHMETTEASRLTTPLPADKNVSLCEALDRILHKGAVLFGEVKISVADIDLVYLGLQVIVSSIETARGMQTGPTEECLGLDLFDH
- a CDS encoding ArsA family ATPase produces the protein MLTFLEDPDLRLIFFGGKGGVGKTTCAAATALHHALHSPQNSVLLVSTDPAHSLVDSLGSFHLPDNLTAKEFNAQQALKSFQAQHRDKFVEIAARGSFFDEEDIRQVLELSLPGLDELMALLEIAGWVETQSYTQIIVDTAPTGHTLRLLTIPGLIRNWLKALDALMEKHRFMQQRFRGAYQPDEMDRFLASLTDKVKQVESLLHHTRLCRFVPVMLAEEIVISETLKLLGELRRRQIPVVEIIVNRLYPESSCPRCAAGYQRQRQLLAELASLSSTSDYVWWGLPLFPDEIRGANLATLWKRATALELTPSGPATIQMASPPFVENPYPCPTTAPTFLIFAGKGGVGKSTVASATALRLAREFPERRCLLFSTDPAHSLSACLKLPVGPRPVHLAPGLTAIEIDAPGEFAAFKKRYRQDLERFFQSTLKNIDVPFDRQVLERLLDLSPPGLDEIMALVIVLDFLDQGSFDLFILDAAPTGHLLRLLELPELIDEWLKTFFGILLKYQLAFRFPSLSQEMVKISRKVKLLRKMWQDPVKTALYTVSILTEMAFQETSDLLAACNRQGLWTPVLFLNQATPASDCPLCAALNRREALIRAKYQESFAKLHQTVIYRQTTPRGLDLLDELGKALYLPRTREDCNGAAHDLSALSS
- a CDS encoding gas vesicle protein GvpG produces the protein MFLLDDVVMAPFKGIFWIFKEIHDAAQQEQAGESDAITASLSELYMKLDTGQITEAEFDAQEKILLDRLDLLQAQEKTSPKPEEKKKRAKPRRQAAAAKKVYSHP